A genomic segment from uncultured Marinifilum sp. encodes:
- a CDS encoding AsmA-like C-terminal region-containing protein codes for MKKFLKIFGGFILVLLALLLVLPYFFKDQIFERVQSEMDNALDANVEIGDLSLSMIKNFPNLYVELENLRLTGKGEFQNDTLAFVGSLYTAVDLSSALSGSKVKVGTIVLANSKVNAKVLESGKANWDIIKLTGEDELVEEETSEASDFKVIFEEVKVENFALQYKDASLKTVFSLADLDLTLSGDFSAKSTNLNILSTVKGIDFDFEDVRYVNKGDLSLEAIVAANLEDMIFTFQENKLGINNLAFTIDGKLGIIQDAYDLDLKLKANKTDFKSLLELVPDVFKSEMEGLETSGSLDLNAFVKGEYRENFYPSFGANLKVNDANIKYADLPESVESINIDAQINHPGGDLDLLSADVNRFHFEVANNPFDAELHVKNPISDPLLSGLFKGVVDFEKIKHAIPMDSVNIAGLVTSDISFNGRYSSIEKEEYEKFTAKGDVSLNNFVFTTPDFPQGIKIIKSVMKFTPAYISLNSFDSRIGESDIQLKGKIENFIPYAMKNETLKGTFNLSSNSMNLNEFMTEDDKLEDNVEDTIPLSIIEIPANLDLRLSSVFKNIRFDQMDIKNVKGLIEVRNSAAKLTNLSMDMLKGELTMNGAYSTKNIKKPTTNFAMDINNFDINSAYHSLSMIKKMMPIAMNCAGKISSKLTVSSSLDEEMNPIPASINGEGTLSSREIIINENKAFDALAAALKNDEYKRISVTQFDMNFVITNGNVEVKPFKTKVAGNSATIYGTQSVDGKLNFTMDMKLPKEQLGKEINQYFEVLPGLKNVPAFDVAVKITGTVDNPVVKPDLSKAIKQAQKAVAKELERKAKKELEKKGKDFLNKLFK; via the coding sequence ATGAAGAAATTTCTTAAAATATTTGGAGGATTTATTCTTGTCCTCTTAGCGCTCTTGTTAGTATTGCCTTATTTTTTTAAGGATCAGATATTTGAACGTGTTCAATCCGAAATGGATAATGCTTTGGATGCTAATGTTGAAATTGGAGACTTATCTTTATCGATGATTAAAAATTTTCCAAACTTATATGTTGAACTCGAAAATTTGCGACTTACCGGTAAAGGTGAATTTCAGAATGATACTTTAGCATTTGTTGGTAGTCTTTACACTGCCGTCGATTTATCATCGGCCTTGTCGGGTAGTAAAGTAAAAGTTGGTACTATTGTGCTTGCAAACTCGAAGGTAAATGCAAAAGTATTGGAATCGGGTAAAGCCAATTGGGATATTATAAAATTAACCGGAGAAGATGAGCTTGTAGAAGAGGAAACAAGCGAAGCTTCCGATTTTAAAGTGATTTTTGAAGAGGTGAAAGTTGAAAATTTTGCCTTACAATATAAGGATGCAAGTTTAAAAACAGTGTTTTCTCTTGCCGACTTGGATTTAACTTTAAGTGGCGATTTTTCTGCAAAATCAACTAATTTAAATATTTTAAGTACAGTTAAAGGAATTGATTTTGATTTTGAGGATGTTAGATATGTTAATAAGGGTGATTTGAGTTTAGAGGCAATTGTTGCTGCTAATCTTGAAGATATGATTTTTACCTTCCAAGAAAATAAACTGGGTATAAATAATTTGGCTTTCACCATTGATGGTAAATTGGGAATTATTCAGGATGCCTACGATTTAGATTTAAAATTAAAAGCGAATAAAACTGATTTTAAATCATTATTGGAATTGGTGCCAGATGTTTTTAAATCGGAAATGGAAGGATTAGAAACTTCTGGTAGTCTAGATTTAAATGCTTTTGTTAAAGGAGAGTACCGCGAGAATTTTTATCCATCATTTGGGGCCAATTTAAAAGTAAACGATGCAAATATAAAATATGCCGATCTGCCAGAATCAGTAGAATCAATAAATATTGATGCTCAGATTAATCACCCCGGTGGTGATTTGGATTTATTAAGTGCCGATGTAAATAGATTTCATTTTGAGGTGGCTAATAACCCTTTCGATGCAGAGCTTCATGTTAAAAATCCAATTAGCGATCCTTTGTTAAGTGGTTTATTTAAAGGAGTTGTAGATTTTGAGAAAATTAAGCATGCTATTCCTATGGATAGCGTAAATATTGCAGGTTTGGTTACATCAGATATTTCTTTTAATGGAAGATATTCATCAATCGAGAAAGAAGAATATGAAAAATTTACAGCGAAAGGAGATGTTAGCCTAAATAATTTTGTGTTCACAACACCAGATTTTCCTCAGGGAATAAAAATTATTAAATCGGTAATGAAATTTACCCCTGCTTACATTAGTTTAAACTCATTCGATTCCAGAATTGGCGAATCGGATATTCAATTAAAGGGTAAAATTGAAAATTTTATTCCTTATGCAATGAAGAATGAAACGCTAAAGGGAACCTTTAATTTAAGTTCAAATTCGATGAATTTGAACGAATTTATGACCGAAGATGATAAATTAGAAGATAATGTTGAAGATACAATTCCACTTTCTATTATCGAAATTCCTGCAAATTTAGATTTGCGATTAAGTTCCGTGTTTAAAAATATTCGTTTCGATCAAATGGATATTAAAAATGTAAAAGGATTAATTGAAGTGCGTAATTCTGCAGCAAAACTTACCAATTTGTCTATGGATATGTTGAAAGGTGAATTGACAATGAATGGAGCTTATAGCACTAAAAATATTAAAAAGCCAACAACTAATTTTGCAATGGATATTAATAATTTTGATATCAATTCGGCTTATCACTCCTTAAGCATGATTAAGAAAATGATGCCTATTGCAATGAATTGTGCAGGAAAAATATCTTCTAAGCTTACAGTTTCATCTTCATTAGATGAAGAAATGAATCCAATTCCGGCTAGTATTAATGGAGAAGGTACGCTAAGTTCGCGCGAAATTATAATTAATGAGAATAAAGCTTTTGATGCATTGGCAGCTGCTTTAAAGAACGATGAATACAAACGTATTTCTGTTACTCAATTCGATATGAATTTTGTAATTACAAATGGAAATGTGGAAGTAAAACCTTTTAAAACTAAAGTGGCAGGAAATTCTGCTACTATTTACGGAACTCAATCGGTAGATGGCAAGTTAAACTTTACGATGGATATGAAACTGCCTAAGGAGCAATTGGGTAAGGAAATTAATCAATATTTTGAAGTTTTACCAGGATTAAAGAATGTTCCTGCTTTTGATGTTGCTGTTAAAATTACCGGAACAGTCGATAATCCAGTTGTTAAACCCGATTTAAGTAAGGCCATTAAACAGGCACAGAAAGCAGTAGCCAAGGAATTAGAACGTAAGGCAAAAAAAGAATTGGAGAAAAAAGGGAAAGATTTTTTAAATAAGCTATTTAAATAG
- a CDS encoding mechanosensitive ion channel domain-containing protein gives MKNIFGGFVILIDRSFKVGDKIEVGSTYGEVLDMSLRSTRIHTADDSVVSFPNGELMNQSISNSNIGETNCQVVAEIYLPITINTKKVRNIATEVAKLSQFIYLAKPITIIFVSDMKYDKLCYKMRLKAYVMDIRYEFVFKSELTEKVIKNYWQKNFLQIRIRFKKLLIIETYAVYFLARACRMNFTNMPELHYKYFILLFIVFVVGVEKFMCCWNYNRNEAYVIFTGKF, from the coding sequence TTGAAAAACATATTTGGTGGCTTTGTTATTTTAATCGACAGATCCTTTAAAGTTGGAGATAAAATAGAGGTTGGGAGTACTTATGGCGAGGTACTCGATATGTCTTTAAGATCTACTAGAATTCATACTGCCGACGATTCGGTAGTAAGTTTTCCAAATGGAGAATTGATGAATCAATCAATATCAAACTCAAATATTGGTGAAACAAATTGCCAGGTGGTAGCCGAAATATATTTACCAATAACAATTAACACAAAAAAGGTAAGAAATATTGCTACTGAAGTTGCTAAGCTTTCACAGTTTATTTATCTGGCAAAACCAATAACAATAATATTTGTAAGTGATATGAAGTACGATAAGCTTTGTTATAAAATGCGATTAAAAGCTTATGTTATGGATATTAGATACGAATTTGTTTTTAAAAGTGAACTTACCGAAAAAGTTATAAAGAATTATTGGCAGAAAAATTTCTTACAGATAAGAATTCGATTTAAAAAGCTCTTGATTATTGAAACTTATGCCGTTTACTTTTTGGCTCGAGCATGCAGAATGAATTTTACCAATATGCCTGAGTTACACTATAAATATTTCATACTTTTATTTATAGTGTTTGTAGTGGGAGTTGAAAAGTTTATGTGTTGCTGGAATTATAATAGGAATGAGGCTTATGTGATTTTTACCGGAAAATTCTAA
- a CDS encoding thioredoxin family protein, producing the protein MKVSKGTLLLILILFTGAYSHAQINWLDSFSLAKEIAKAQNKLIIVDCWATWCGPCEKMNNDVWENEDINVYADKYVFVKIDVSSDFANPDFTINAIPKVFVVDAWNHQYQNYTGYKGLNTMKTVLDEFMFDCKDIYKLEKNVREDDSDINEILKLAMCYQEIYEKTEYKTRFLMRTQSNHYFKLGLKKLKKNKNKELSQKVELLSCLNKSPKKRLKDINSVDAVDENIELLRNAILVKTYVEMGDKEKAQELFAKVQDYNLPYYDFLSRERTELK; encoded by the coding sequence ATGAAAGTATCAAAAGGAACTTTATTGCTAATCTTAATTTTATTTACTGGTGCGTATAGTCATGCACAAATAAACTGGCTGGATTCGTTTAGTTTAGCTAAAGAAATAGCTAAAGCCCAAAATAAATTAATTATAGTTGATTGTTGGGCTACATGGTGTGGTCCGTGTGAAAAAATGAATAATGATGTTTGGGAAAATGAGGATATAAATGTTTATGCCGATAAATATGTTTTTGTTAAGATAGATGTTAGTAGCGATTTCGCAAATCCTGATTTTACCATAAATGCTATTCCAAAAGTTTTTGTTGTGGATGCATGGAATCATCAATATCAGAATTATACTGGCTACAAAGGTTTAAATACTATGAAAACAGTTTTGGATGAATTTATGTTTGATTGTAAAGATATTTACAAACTTGAAAAAAATGTTCGTGAGGATGATAGTGATATCAACGAAATTCTAAAATTGGCAATGTGTTATCAGGAAATTTATGAGAAAACGGAGTATAAAACTAGGTTTTTAATGAGAACTCAAAGTAACCATTATTTTAAGTTAGGACTTAAGAAGTTGAAAAAAAATAAAAATAAAGAGCTGTCTCAAAAAGTTGAATTGTTATCATGTTTGAATAAGAGCCCAAAAAAAAGATTAAAGGATATTAATTCTGTAGATGCTGTAGATGAAAATATAGAATTGTTAAGAAATGCAATTCTTGTAAAAACTTATGTAGAGATGGGCGATAAAGAAAAAGCTCAGGAATTATTTGCTAAAGTACAAGATTATAATTTACCTTATTATGATTTTTTGAGTAGGGAAAGAACAGAATTGAAATAA